One Ignavibacterium sp. DNA segment encodes these proteins:
- a CDS encoding dihydroorotase: protein MKLVLDNVNLVNPDQKLNEKDVSILIEDGKYKKIGKLTEADKKDAKVLELKGKFVVPGFFDMHVHLREPGREDEETVITGCNAAANGGFTGIACMPNTEPAIDSAEVVTLIKKQSVKHLVDVYPIGAATVGRKGELLSPMAELKDAGVVGFSDDGVAIKTAAILKRALEYARMFNLPIIEHCEDESLAGGAMNESINSTLLGLPPIPTVAEDLIVMRDILLAEYADAKVHIAHISSKKSVQMVREAKKKGIKVTAEVTPHHFTLTDDAVKTYDPNVKMNPPLRTRADIDEIIAGLKDGTIDCIASDHAPHSLEEKEMEFEYAPNGIIGLETQVGLAFTELYHKKVLTLEQMIEKLSINPRRILNINIPQIKEGELVNITILDPDVIWTVDKTKFKSKSVNTPFDKRLLTGKSVAIINKNQIFIDGKFERL, encoded by the coding sequence ATGAAATTAGTATTAGACAATGTTAATCTTGTAAATCCAGATCAAAAGCTAAATGAAAAAGACGTAAGCATTTTAATTGAAGACGGAAAATATAAAAAGATAGGGAAGCTGACTGAAGCAGATAAAAAGGATGCAAAGGTTTTAGAATTAAAAGGAAAATTTGTTGTTCCCGGTTTTTTTGATATGCACGTTCATTTACGTGAACCAGGAAGAGAAGATGAAGAGACAGTTATTACAGGATGTAATGCCGCAGCAAACGGTGGATTTACCGGAATTGCCTGTATGCCTAATACTGAACCAGCAATTGATTCTGCTGAAGTAGTTACATTGATCAAAAAACAGTCAGTAAAACATTTAGTTGATGTTTATCCTATTGGTGCTGCAACTGTTGGACGGAAAGGGGAATTGCTTTCTCCAATGGCTGAATTAAAAGATGCAGGAGTCGTTGGATTTTCTGATGATGGAGTTGCAATTAAAACAGCAGCAATTCTGAAAAGAGCACTTGAATATGCAAGGATGTTTAATCTTCCGATTATTGAACATTGTGAAGATGAATCTCTTGCCGGTGGTGCAATGAATGAAAGTATTAATTCCACATTACTTGGTTTGCCGCCAATACCAACCGTAGCCGAAGACCTGATTGTTATGCGCGATATTTTATTGGCTGAATATGCTGATGCAAAAGTTCATATTGCACACATTAGTTCAAAAAAATCTGTTCAAATGGTCCGCGAAGCCAAGAAAAAAGGAATAAAAGTTACTGCAGAAGTTACGCCGCATCATTTTACACTTACGGATGATGCAGTTAAAACCTATGATCCCAATGTTAAAATGAATCCACCACTTCGAACAAGGGCAGATATTGATGAAATTATTGCCGGATTAAAAGACGGAACAATAGATTGTATTGCATCTGATCATGCACCCCATTCTCTTGAAGAAAAAGAGATGGAATTTGAATATGCTCCAAATGGAATTATTGGATTAGAAACTCAAGTTGGTTTAGCATTTACTGAGTTATATCATAAGAAAGTACTAACTCTTGAACAGATGATTGAAAAGCTGTCTATCAACCCAAGAAGAATATTAAATATTAATATTCCGCAAATAAAAGAAGGTGAGTTAGTAAATATCACAATTCTTGATCCAGATGTTATATGGACAGTAGATAAAACAAAATTTAAATCTAAATCAGTAAATACGCCCTTTGATAAACGTTTGTTAACTGGTAAATCTGTTGCAATAATTAATAAAAATCAGATATTTATTGATGGGAAGTTTGAAAGGCTATAA
- a CDS encoding DUF4783 domain-containing protein: MNKIFYIIYFTFSLSLTFSQSSKFTNKTGEHIESNQQESIFNEIESGIKEGNVESISKYFGQRTYFSFSNGINGYYSSNQAFYVLEDFFRIYKVTSFKFEHIKKDKLNSYATGKYNYDNKGQRSTAQVYISIKKVGPNWIITQFTIN; the protein is encoded by the coding sequence ATGAACAAAATATTTTATATAATTTATTTTACATTTTCTCTAAGTCTTACTTTTTCTCAATCATCTAAGTTTACAAATAAAACCGGTGAACATATTGAAAGTAATCAGCAAGAATCAATATTTAATGAAATTGAGTCGGGGATTAAAGAAGGTAATGTAGAAAGTATTTCAAAATATTTTGGGCAGCGGACTTATTTTAGTTTTTCCAACGGTATTAATGGATATTACAGCAGCAACCAGGCATTTTATGTGCTTGAAGATTTTTTTAGAATTTACAAAGTAACATCATTTAAATTTGAGCATATAAAAAAAGACAAGCTTAATTCCTACGCAACCGGAAAGTATAATTATGACAATAAAGGTCAGCGAAGCACTGCACAAGTATATATTTCTATCAAAAAAGTTGGACCAAATTGGATAATAACTCAATTCACTATTAACTGA
- a CDS encoding ATP-binding protein: MLKKIAEKFKGDRKYFSIVFFILMMLVVSGIVTDNYIDKTKGNWSNLVVEKISELENSVKKDFNFKQSDLLQKLNIVKKDLRASLEPENETYKELLRSINNRSLENFSIEIFAPNGKLIAWNNRIALNPEGLFPLSFPLGEVYFLSNDIVTNLAIIDTAHIQSDDFYIALSTPIEELVKINNQFSKNISFTQDILDKYEIDAEIDYSAYSEKSKDGRKYSFELINNRGSKIGIVSFVKPSLNNSINIIKDNSTKIQSLLVLLTLLFVGLGLMSDFKKIQSYFFRFILLIIYLVILRILIFAFSFPSNFISGPLSNPAYFSSSFAWGFVKSPIEFFTTVFFVLILSIQFFRYTKNYLFNSERKTHKKYFIAAALGLSVIIFLLIRGISATIRSIVFDSTIRYFKEPNLIPDLPSITMNLNMLLFTFAVVLMILGFLNIILSFICSEKIRIKQYLFLVVIIYIASFIVYLISNDQLLTPIMLFLILLFLLLLYYQVIIREQNSIYNYLIILLVSSVISISLLNLFNTKLEKESLKTTSWEINRTDSNLLSFMLDETIRNVKNDKNILSQFGERFANYNAIAFKLWAQSPMQRESLNSGIQFYNSKKQIIGEYLIGIQPDQSIFNSISKDDEILVVPVYDKQENVIDYYSAVIEIKERGILRGYIAAFVDFNIKSIGALNYPTFLESNLSVFNKVVDVKQLKIFQFSDRVLKNVYGDIYPSRDQIKQILNTSVDSLFSDSWLKINFNSEKYEAYLLKSEEDDSEILTVVAIQESAFSWDLFKFFKIFIIHSLFIIIAYLLIAFFCVRKINLTFKTKLLLSFLFISIIPVIVLAVYNTNLVTERGREEILNELSQRADYIEKNLVAQLNKYNNRDIITASQNASDELGISFALYSSTDQIYNSNDIYNKIGLMHKKLNPKAYYFLNYLKYQEFITTEKVSNYQYDSYFRFIHIKDKDYILSVNDAFNKIRVTISTNEINVVIFGIYSFAVIIIIIISTIFANQISQPIQRLTKAADAVSKGDLNVTIEHNERGELKDLLDGFNQMTSELKKNQAEIAEMEREAAWKEMAKQVAHEIKNPLTPMKLALQQLIISYKDKSKDFDKLFEKVSATVLNQIENLNHIASEFSHFAKMPSLKIEEVDLLSVLNDTVNMFMHEKSKISVSTDLKSVVIDADVGQLRRMFINLIRNSIQADASVINLKVFVSENNYILTINDNGKGIPVLLKDKIFEENFTTKKQGMGLGLSLARRFMTNINGEINLKESSSDGSTFELIFPAKLFNK; the protein is encoded by the coding sequence ATGTTAAAAAAGATTGCAGAAAAATTCAAAGGCGATAGAAAATATTTCTCTATCGTCTTTTTTATTTTAATGATGCTTGTTGTATCTGGTATTGTTACAGATAACTATATTGATAAAACTAAAGGTAATTGGTCCAATTTAGTAGTTGAAAAAATTTCTGAGCTAGAAAACTCAGTTAAAAAAGATTTCAATTTTAAACAAAGTGATCTGCTGCAGAAATTAAACATTGTTAAAAAGGATCTTCGCGCATCATTAGAACCGGAAAATGAAACATATAAAGAACTTTTAAGGTCTATAAATAACCGATCACTTGAGAATTTTTCAATTGAGATTTTTGCTCCAAATGGAAAATTAATCGCATGGAATAATCGTATTGCACTAAACCCAGAGGGATTATTTCCATTAAGTTTTCCATTGGGTGAAGTCTATTTCCTGTCTAATGATATTGTTACTAATCTTGCTATTATAGATACTGCTCATATTCAGTCGGATGATTTTTATATTGCACTTTCTACTCCAATTGAAGAATTGGTAAAAATTAATAATCAGTTTTCTAAAAATATAAGTTTTACGCAGGATATATTAGATAAATATGAGATTGATGCAGAGATAGACTATTCAGCATATTCAGAAAAATCAAAAGACGGAAGAAAATATTCATTTGAATTAATAAATAATCGGGGAAGTAAAATAGGCATAGTTTCTTTTGTTAAACCATCTTTGAATAATTCAATAAACATTATAAAAGATAATTCAACAAAGATTCAATCATTACTTGTATTACTTACTCTTCTTTTTGTCGGATTAGGATTGATGTCTGACTTTAAAAAAATTCAGTCATATTTCTTCAGATTTATTCTGCTTATTATTTATTTAGTGATATTAAGAATTCTGATCTTTGCATTCAGTTTTCCATCGAACTTTATTTCCGGACCACTTTCTAATCCGGCTTACTTTTCTTCCTCGTTTGCATGGGGATTTGTAAAGTCACCAATTGAGTTTTTTACAACTGTCTTTTTTGTATTGATTCTATCAATCCAATTTTTCCGTTATACAAAAAATTATTTGTTTAACTCTGAAAGAAAAACACACAAAAAGTATTTTATTGCTGCTGCATTAGGTTTATCAGTAATTATATTTTTATTAATAAGGGGTATAAGTGCAACAATAAGAAGTATAGTTTTTGATTCAACGATCAGATATTTTAAAGAACCCAACCTGATTCCTGATTTACCTTCAATTACAATGAATCTGAATATGCTGCTTTTTACATTTGCAGTAGTTCTGATGATTTTGGGATTCTTAAATATCATTTTAAGTTTTATCTGTTCAGAGAAGATTCGAATAAAACAGTATCTTTTTTTAGTAGTGATAATTTACATTGCATCTTTTATTGTTTACCTGATAAGTAATGATCAACTGCTTACACCAATAATGCTTTTTTTAATATTATTATTTCTGCTATTACTTTACTATCAGGTAATTATCAGAGAACAAAACTCTATCTACAATTATCTTATTATTTTACTTGTAAGCTCGGTGATTTCAATTTCCTTACTTAATCTCTTTAATACAAAGCTGGAAAAAGAATCGCTTAAAACTACTTCCTGGGAAATCAACAGAACAGATTCCAATTTATTATCATTTATGCTTGATGAAACTATACGGAATGTAAAAAATGATAAGAATATATTAAGTCAGTTTGGTGAAAGATTTGCAAATTACAACGCTATTGCTTTTAAGCTGTGGGCACAAAGCCCGATGCAAAGAGAATCTCTCAATTCCGGAATTCAATTTTATAACAGTAAGAAGCAAATTATTGGTGAATATCTGATAGGAATTCAGCCTGATCAGTCAATATTTAATAGCATTAGTAAAGATGATGAAATATTGGTAGTTCCGGTTTATGATAAACAAGAAAATGTTATTGATTATTACAGCGCAGTGATTGAGATAAAGGAGCGTGGAATATTAAGAGGGTACATTGCAGCTTTTGTGGATTTTAATATTAAATCTATTGGAGCTTTGAACTATCCGACATTTTTAGAATCAAATCTTTCAGTATTTAATAAAGTTGTTGATGTAAAGCAGCTTAAAATATTTCAGTTTAGTGATAGAGTTTTAAAAAATGTTTATGGAGATATTTATCCTTCAAGAGATCAGATAAAACAAATACTTAACACTTCAGTTGATAGTTTATTTAGCGACAGCTGGCTAAAAATAAATTTCAATTCAGAAAAGTATGAAGCCTATCTGCTTAAATCTGAAGAAGATGACTCTGAAATTTTAACTGTTGTAGCAATTCAGGAAAGTGCTTTTTCATGGGATCTGTTTAAATTTTTTAAGATATTTATAATTCATTCGTTGTTTATAATAATTGCTTATCTACTAATAGCTTTTTTCTGCGTACGCAAAATAAATTTGACTTTCAAAACAAAGCTTTTACTTTCATTTCTTTTTATCTCAATTATTCCTGTAATTGTATTAGCTGTTTATAATACAAATCTGGTTACCGAACGCGGCAGAGAAGAGATATTGAATGAACTTAGTCAAAGGGCAGATTATATTGAGAAAAATCTCGTTGCTCAATTAAATAAATATAATAACAGAGATATAATAACCGCATCACAAAATGCCTCTGATGAGCTTGGAATATCTTTCGCTTTGTATTCTTCAACTGATCAAATTTATAATTCAAATGATATATACAATAAGATTGGATTGATGCACAAAAAACTGAATCCAAAAGCATATTACTTTTTAAATTATTTAAAGTATCAGGAATTTATTACAACTGAAAAAGTGAGCAATTATCAATATGATTCATACTTCAGATTTATTCATATAAAAGATAAAGATTATATCCTTTCAGTTAATGATGCTTTTAATAAAATCAGGGTTACAATATCTACTAATGAAATTAATGTGGTGATATTTGGAATTTATTCTTTTGCTGTAATTATAATAATCATTATCAGTACCATTTTTGCTAATCAGATTTCTCAGCCAATCCAAAGATTAACAAAAGCTGCTGATGCTGTATCCAAAGGTGATTTGAATGTTACGATAGAACATAATGAAAGAGGAGAACTTAAAGATCTGCTTGATGGTTTTAATCAAATGACTTCTGAACTTAAAAAAAATCAAGCAGAAATTGCTGAAATGGAAAGGGAAGCTGCCTGGAAAGAAATGGCGAAACAGGTTGCACACGAAATTAAAAATCCGCTGACGCCAATGAAGTTAGCTTTACAGCAATTGATAATTTCTTACAAAGATAAAAGTAAGGATTTTGATAAACTATTTGAGAAAGTATCTGCTACTGTACTAAATCAAATAGAAAATCTGAATCATATTGCATCAGAGTTCTCTCACTTTGCTAAAATGCCAAGCCTTAAAATTGAAGAAGTTGATCTCCTAAGTGTGCTTAATGATACTGTTAATATGTTTATGCACGAAAAATCAAAAATTAGTGTTAGCACAGATTTGAAGAGTGTTGTTATAGATGCTGATGTAGGTCAGTTAAGAAGAATGTTCATAAACCTTATCAGAAATTCAATTCAAGCTGATGCTTCGGTAATTAATCTGAAAGTTTTTGTAAGTGAGAATAATTATATTTTAACTATTAACGATAACGGTAAAGGAATACCTGTTTTACTAAAAGATAAAATCTTTGAAGAAAACTTTACAACAAAAAAACAGGGAATGGGTTTAGGATTAAGTTTAGCAAGAAGATTTATGACAAATATAAACGGAGAAATTAATCTCAAAGAAAGCAGTAGTGACGGCTCAACATTTGAATTGATATTTCCGGCAAAACTATTTAACAAATGA
- a CDS encoding UvrD-helicase domain-containing protein, producing the protein MSKLTPNQELALNTKGNIALTANAGSGKTFVLARRYLSALLEDKLDISAIAAITFTDKAASELYNRISGLIDNYIKTCTDKKEQIRAEKIRRQLVSANISTIHSFCINILRDFPVESNLDARFIPIDENLSLDLIELSVEESIKKSFDDLSTIDEIKDLIRILGSKNRLLKQVVKLVENRKNVQVLQSKIYLQSKSDIKDFFNKTFEEYFDQVWNGIKGKFLNRLQQINNNVLISDPENPNAKQLIPILSVLKESKLSNEIILSLDQIRSLIFTQNLTLKKRGYLSKVTNELIIEEVRIVEDIFFDIHKFGIPEENFDNEILLADFGIKLLKLFDNSLQTYERKKKAEGYIDYEDILLYVKQLLQIPTVQDNLAEKYKLIMVDEFQDTNEIQYQIFLPLLDYLRKGNLFIVGDEKQSIYKFRDAEIEIFNLTRNDIKKASSNDNLLVLPDSFRMSPEICVFCNYIFRNIFKDPVELFGEVTAADLICARKEKVDGKVGFLINIEDPESEITEEQMIIRKIKQIKNQSSYNYSDFTILVRKRKHFDRLEKELINHLIPYSIIGGRGFYQRQSINDIYNYLSFLSDKNNNTALVGVLRSPFFNVSDSDLYKISLQNGRSFWERLNSFSKEKGLNDIVNTLTENLALCNSLNISQLIEKLITDNDYLAALSSRIDGNQEVANVFKLISIARNFNATGFRNLYDFINYLKDAITESLDEAQASGIVNTDSVKLMTIHQAKGLEFPIVFLYKTEEISQRSTAKTGEVIVDKTFGLLTKLPKNGEYFDDYYSSPIVSLYNFITEKKDYAELKRLLYVAVTRAMDQLYISGTIKKDKVLNKNSFLSMLGSGLNSDFNSEKINISEELNFLKLEEDRYVNETKKYNLEIVFQKEIEDVETLGNDVESESSELIISTGGLYSTEKLEIISASKVSIYNQCPLKYYLTYEAGFSKLNSLQHTQINEQSIDNEFDEDTADNLDDLIGENLIEPDKNTSTDFDSALYGKMFHSCMEQNLRYEEIDKFINTDKGIKDLEKYTDALKNDLKKIQQSNFAKKYLSIPTYKNEFEMYIKENDYFLHGITDRIIFDKNKIIICDYKTDNIELKEIKKHSEYYLMQLKFYLYISSRLFSDFEIFEGNLIFVKHPDNMVSVLYSKKELELLEKEITEIILNIRNKKFDKNLFHCRFCSFSDSANRCVIN; encoded by the coding sequence ATGAGCAAACTTACACCTAATCAGGAATTAGCACTTAATACAAAAGGAAATATAGCTCTTACTGCAAATGCAGGATCAGGTAAAACTTTTGTACTTGCCAGAAGGTATTTAAGTGCGCTCTTGGAAGACAAACTTGATATATCTGCTATTGCTGCGATTACTTTTACTGATAAAGCTGCAAGTGAACTGTATAACAGAATATCTGGTTTGATTGATAATTATATAAAAACCTGTACAGATAAAAAAGAACAGATAAGAGCTGAAAAAATAAGAAGACAACTTGTATCTGCAAACATTTCTACAATACACTCATTTTGTATAAACATATTAAGAGATTTTCCGGTTGAATCGAATTTAGATGCCAGATTTATTCCTATTGATGAAAATTTATCACTGGATTTAATTGAACTTTCTGTAGAAGAAAGCATAAAAAAAAGTTTCGATGATCTATCTACTATTGATGAAATTAAAGACCTTATAAGAATTCTTGGATCAAAAAACAGATTGTTAAAGCAGGTTGTAAAGCTTGTTGAAAACAGAAAAAATGTTCAGGTATTGCAGAGTAAAATTTATTTGCAAAGTAAATCTGATATTAAGGATTTCTTTAATAAGACTTTTGAGGAATACTTCGATCAGGTTTGGAATGGTATTAAAGGAAAATTTTTAAACCGTTTACAACAAATCAATAATAATGTATTAATTTCTGATCCGGAGAACCCAAATGCTAAACAGCTTATTCCGATACTTTCAGTACTTAAAGAAAGTAAATTATCAAACGAAATTATTCTGTCATTAGATCAAATCAGATCGCTTATCTTTACACAAAATTTAACTTTAAAAAAACGCGGATATCTTAGCAAAGTAACAAATGAATTAATCATAGAAGAAGTGAGAATAGTTGAAGATATTTTTTTTGATATTCATAAATTCGGGATACCTGAAGAAAACTTTGATAATGAAATTCTGCTTGCAGATTTTGGTATAAAACTGTTAAAATTATTTGATAATAGTTTACAAACCTATGAAAGAAAGAAGAAAGCCGAAGGTTATATAGACTATGAAGATATTTTACTTTATGTAAAACAGCTACTTCAAATTCCAACCGTACAGGATAATCTTGCAGAAAAATACAAACTAATAATGGTAGATGAATTTCAGGATACAAATGAAATTCAGTATCAGATATTCTTACCTCTGCTAGACTATCTGCGGAAAGGTAATCTGTTTATTGTTGGTGATGAAAAACAGAGTATTTACAAATTCAGAGATGCAGAAATTGAGATATTTAACCTTACACGGAACGATATTAAAAAAGCAAGCAGTAATGATAATTTGTTAGTCCTGCCTGATAGTTTCAGAATGAGTCCAGAAATCTGTGTGTTCTGTAATTATATTTTCAGAAATATATTCAAAGATCCTGTTGAATTATTTGGAGAAGTTACTGCGGCAGATTTGATATGTGCACGCAAAGAAAAAGTTGATGGTAAAGTTGGATTCCTGATTAACATTGAAGATCCTGAATCAGAGATTACTGAAGAACAAATGATAATCAGGAAAATAAAACAAATAAAAAATCAATCGAGTTATAATTATTCTGATTTTACCATTCTTGTCCGTAAGCGAAAGCACTTTGACAGACTAGAAAAAGAATTAATCAATCATCTAATTCCTTACTCTATCATTGGAGGAAGAGGGTTTTATCAAAGACAATCTATAAATGATATTTATAATTACTTATCATTTTTATCTGATAAAAATAATAATACTGCATTAGTTGGAGTTTTAAGGTCGCCGTTTTTTAATGTAAGTGACAGCGATTTATATAAAATATCTCTGCAAAACGGCAGAAGTTTTTGGGAAAGACTAAACAGTTTTTCCAAAGAAAAAGGATTGAATGATATAGTTAATACTCTAACAGAAAATCTTGCACTGTGTAATTCACTCAACATCTCTCAGTTAATCGAAAAGCTTATTACTGATAATGATTATTTAGCAGCTCTTTCATCAAGGATAGATGGGAATCAGGAAGTTGCTAATGTGTTTAAACTTATTAGTATCGCCCGAAATTTTAATGCAACCGGATTCAGAAACCTTTACGATTTTATCAATTATCTGAAAGATGCAATTACAGAATCATTAGATGAAGCGCAGGCATCCGGCATTGTTAATACCGATTCAGTTAAATTGATGACAATCCATCAGGCAAAGGGCCTTGAGTTCCCGATTGTATTCTTATATAAAACAGAAGAAATAAGTCAGCGTTCAACAGCGAAAACAGGAGAAGTAATTGTTGATAAAACATTTGGTTTGTTAACCAAGCTTCCAAAAAATGGAGAGTATTTTGATGATTATTATTCTAGCCCAATAGTTAGTCTTTATAATTTTATAACCGAAAAAAAAGACTATGCAGAATTAAAAAGACTTCTTTATGTTGCTGTAACAAGAGCGATGGATCAATTATATATATCCGGAACAATAAAAAAAGATAAAGTACTAAACAAGAATTCTTTTTTGTCAATGCTTGGTTCAGGATTAAACAGTGATTTTAATTCGGAGAAAATTAATATATCCGAAGAGCTAAATTTTCTTAAACTTGAAGAAGATAGATATGTCAATGAAACCAAAAAGTATAATCTTGAAATTGTTTTTCAAAAAGAAATCGAAGATGTTGAAACACTTGGTAATGATGTAGAAAGTGAATCTTCAGAACTGATAATTTCTACCGGCGGGCTGTACTCAACTGAAAAATTAGAAATCATTTCGGCTTCCAAAGTGTCCATATATAATCAATGTCCTCTTAAATATTACTTAACTTACGAAGCAGGCTTTTCAAAACTTAATTCTTTACAACATACACAAATAAATGAGCAGTCAATTGATAATGAGTTTGATGAGGATACTGCTGATAATTTAGATGATTTGATTGGAGAAAATTTAATTGAGCCGGATAAAAACACTTCCACAGATTTTGATTCAGCTTTATATGGAAAAATGTTTCATAGCTGTATGGAGCAAAATTTAAGATATGAAGAAATTGATAAGTTTATTAACACAGATAAAGGTATTAAAGATTTAGAAAAATATACTGATGCTTTAAAAAATGATTTAAAAAAAATACAGCAATCTAACTTTGCCAAAAAATATTTAAGCATACCTACTTATAAGAATGAATTTGAGATGTACATTAAAGAGAATGATTATTTTTTGCACGGAATAACTGACCGGATAATATTTGATAAAAACAAAATAATTATTTGTGATTATAAAACTGATAATATTGAGTTGAAAGAAATAAAAAAACATTCTGAATATTATTTAATGCAATTGAAGTTTTATTTATATATTTCCAGTAGATTATTTAGTGATTTTGAGATATTTGAGGGAAATTTAATATTTGTAAAACATCCTGATAATATGGTCTCAGTCTTATATTCAAAAAAAGAATTAGAACTCCTTGAAAAAGAAATAACAGAAATTATTTTGAATATCAGAAATAAAAAGTTTGATAAAAATTTATTTCATTGCAGATTTTGTTCTTTTTCTGATTCTGCAAACAGATGTGTGATTAACTAA
- a CDS encoding nucleoside recognition domain-containing protein yields the protein MLNYVWLALLFLGIASALFVDISDISKNTYKNDVPLSATVQITGADNNSNFALELKISPDNYKKFSDSEEKSEITVKGLGTFSSDKKSFQLYLTIDKSNPKYLQTIAGASGKDNDLIANAVITSQVDSVTYSANVYFEKITFIEMKKVTNDAIKIAQTAVEIALGLIGIMALWLGVMKVADDAGLIKIIANVLRPITKRLFPEIPPDHPAIGSMVMNISANMLGLGNAATPFGLKAMEELDKLNPNKGTATNSMVTFLAINTAGMTLIPATAIAVRAAAGSSDPTIIIATSLFGSTCATITGITVAKLFEKFPIKKGGFGDWFKSNVKFLITVISLITIIVLTFSTGLSKSIGSLFSFLPPTFFKDLITTISTLAIPFLIFVFIGYGAIKKVRVYEQFVEGAKEGFNIAIRIIPYLVAMLVAIAIFRAGGAMDNWLIPLLRIITDPIGMPAEALPMALMRPLSGSGSLGVMAETMSVYGPDSFIGILVSTFFGSSETTFYVLAVYFGAVNVKNTRHALPAGLLADVAGALGALFIVKLLFG from the coding sequence TTGTTAAATTATGTTTGGCTTGCTTTACTCTTTCTAGGAATCGCATCCGCTCTCTTTGTAGATATTAGTGACATCTCTAAAAACACCTACAAAAACGATGTGCCTCTCAGCGCAACAGTTCAAATAACTGGCGCCGACAACAATTCAAATTTTGCTTTAGAGCTGAAGATATCACCTGATAATTACAAAAAATTTTCCGATAGCGAGGAGAAATCCGAAATTACAGTTAAAGGATTGGGAACATTCTCATCCGATAAAAAATCATTTCAGCTATATCTTACAATTGATAAATCAAATCCTAAATATTTACAAACCATCGCAGGCGCTTCTGGTAAAGATAATGATCTGATTGCTAATGCTGTTATTACTTCGCAGGTAGATTCTGTTACTTACTCAGCAAATGTTTATTTTGAAAAGATAACATTTATTGAAATGAAGAAAGTAACCAATGATGCAATTAAGATTGCTCAAACTGCAGTTGAAATTGCACTTGGTTTAATTGGAATAATGGCTTTATGGCTTGGTGTAATGAAGGTTGCTGATGATGCAGGGCTGATTAAGATTATTGCAAATGTTTTAAGACCAATTACAAAAAGATTATTTCCCGAAATTCCGCCTGATCATCCTGCAATAGGTTCGATGGTAATGAATATTTCGGCCAATATGCTTGGGCTTGGAAATGCAGCAACTCCTTTTGGATTAAAAGCGATGGAGGAGCTTGATAAGCTTAATCCAAACAAAGGAACTGCAACTAATTCAATGGTTACTTTTCTTGCTATCAACACCGCAGGAATGACCTTAATACCGGCAACTGCAATTGCTGTTCGTGCTGCTGCTGGCAGTTCTGATCCAACAATTATAATTGCTACATCACTTTTTGGTTCAACTTGTGCTACAATTACCGGAATAACTGTTGCAAAGCTGTTCGAAAAATTTCCAATTAAAAAAGGAGGATTTGGTGATTGGTTCAAAAGTAATGTTAAATTTTTAATTACTGTAATTTCACTTATAACCATTATTGTTCTAACCTTTTCAACTGGATTATCAAAATCAATTGGTTCACTTTTCAGTTTTCTTCCTCCAACATTTTTTAAGGATTTAATAACAACAATTTCAACTTTGGCAATTCCATTTTTAATTTTTGTTTTTATCGGTTATGGCGCAATTAAAAAAGTAAGAGTATATGAACAGTTTGTTGAAGGAGCAAAAGAGGGATTTAACATTGCAATCAGAATTATTCCTTATTTAGTAGCAATGTTGGTTGCTATTGCAATTTTCAGAGCTGGCGGAGCAATGGATAACTGGCTGATTCCTTTATTAAGAATTATCACTGATCCGATTGGTATGCCTGCCGAAGCTTTGCCGATGGCACTTATGCGACCGCTTTCCGGCAGTGGCTCGCTTGGTGTAATGGCTGAAACAATGTCTGTTTATGGTCCCGATTCTTTTATAGGAATTTTAGTTTCAACTTTTTTTGGAAGTTCAGAGACTACCTTTTATGTTCTTGCAGTTTATTTTGGAGCTGTAAATGTTAAAAATACAAGACATGCATTACCTGCTGGTTTGTTGGCAGATGTAGCCGGTGCATTAGGTGCTTTGTTTATAGTTAAGCTTTTATTTGGTTGA